In the Arachis stenosperma cultivar V10309 chromosome 8, arast.V10309.gnm1.PFL2, whole genome shotgun sequence genome, GATTTTCCATATCCATTTTTCTTAGCGTAAACGTTCCCTTCTTTGTGatactttttttgtttttggagaAAGCAGCGTTTGGGATTTTGTGTTTGCTGGTGTCATGTCATGTGGTGTTTGAGGTTGTACTTCTAACACTGCTCTGTTTAGTTTGCAATAAGTCTTGTGAGAATTATGTTGAAACGGTTGTTATATTGGATCAAATTGACGAACATGTTCATAATAATGTTATGATTCCATTTTGATAGATCTATATATGTTCTATATACTTATAATTACTGCTCACTTAATCAAATTCATCTTTtcatagaaataagaaaaatagaacaacaacataaaactaattaatataatcaaatttaaaaatcgaTAATACTAGAAAGACAATAAAAAATCAATCCAAACCACTTTTATTCTTTTAGATTGACGcatttaaacttttaaattttattctttttttttaatttaataacttttaataactcaattcaaatatttcaaattctaactaaaatatattaatttctAATCCAATAACatattaaaaaacaaataattaatatttgacccaaaattattatttcaataatccaaaaattaattttttttatttttaattaaaaattgtatatttttaaaataaacgAACTGACTTGTTTAATCTCCTAAAATTATATACTACTAGATCTTTTTGGAATATTGGGTTTTGCCTTCctgctaaaattttttatgaccCACTACGGTTTAGATTGGAAAAACCAAATAACTAAATCCCTACCACGTACTATTAAGCAAATATTATTCTGATTTACTTTAATtaaatcattattatttttgtaattatatttataatattatagaattatttatttattaaaaatttaaggTATATAATTTAAGGATAGGCTTAAAATTTTAGAGTGTAAGATATATATTTAGttactaaattttatatttaaaagcTGTATAGACCTTAGGAATTTACTAAATTACTTAACCTTTTAAGTATAGTagataagtaaataaataacataattaAAAAGATCGAATCAATAGAACCATGTAgactttattatatattttatatacattGCAAAATAACTTAATCATACATACAAACAAAGTCTACAGGGGAAAGCAATATACATTTCGATCGATCAACTTTCATTGGATAAATATGAATGATTAAAAGACACCTTTAAATTGATAGAATATTGGATATGGTTTGCTATATTCTTGGCATCATAAGAAATTCCTTCTAATCCCATTTTTGAAAAACCAGCACAGTAGATTCCTTGTTCTCCTCCCCAATGATTAGGGTAGCTTGGTTTAGGCATTCCATCCTCATTGAACAGAATCTCATAATCCTGCatgcaaaaatttttttgatacaATTACTCGAACAATAACTAAGTGGTCTTAGGGTCATTACTCATTAGGCACATTAATCTAAATTCAACTTTTGGATTAGAAAAACATTTTTACTATACGtgcatattaaaattaatctaacatatatttatatataaatatatatatatatagtttaatttatttttaatatttattttatataaataatattaaaaagcTAACACAATTCACTCTTTTTAACTAGCACTTAACCATCAacataattttataaactaatGTTACAAAAAAGTTTAAATACACTAGTAGAATGTGTGTATATTGACTAAAATTATTAGccaatataaataaaaatttataacccttgaattttttattttatattttaatatatatattctatattaaagaataattttaataattaatttgaatatatacttaaaatagttaatatttttagaaCACGGTTAGTTAATGCTTGCTCTAATAACATTTATAACAACcaatttaatttaatctctacatgaaaaaaattaaaacagtaTTATTAAGAAGACAACAAATAATCCGTTCAAAtaatctaaatttattttattatgcatttatttataatagagtaaattaaataaaataaaaaataataagtgTTGACAGtagttttttattaatatttttttgatactaaatatttttaaattataaatattcacCTTAAGCCACGTCAGCACATTAGTTCTGTATCCAGTAGCAAAGATGATCATATCAAATTGAGCACGTTGTCCATTGGTAAATTGAACTGTTTTAGCTTCCTCAATGTTTAAAATAGCAGGGACGACCTGATCGAAGAGGAAGATCATTATAAATTCCACAGCATCCATTGTTATTCGAGAAATTAATTTATGAAACAAATTAACTTATCTATGTCGCTAATTAATACCAAATATGATGCAACCAGCTGAAATCTCTTGTGCTTAAATATATTAAGCCAACTTAGTTTTCTTTACAATAATGGACATGATGTATGAATTGACTTAATACACAAGCTTTGTTAATCaacatcttttaaaaaatttggtttgaaatttttaaagtaaaaacTTCTCAAAAGTCAAAACATTCAATGTATTAAAAATTATTCCACAACTCTTGACCACTAaatcaatataattattaattacctTCACTTGGCGATTCTTAATCTTTTTGACGCAACCCATGTCAATGATAGGAGTAGTTCCATTCTTGATTTTCATTGCAAAAGGTCCCTCCTTTGGTCTAATCAAACCATACTTAGACATATTTCCATACATTAGTTTGCTCATGAGCACCATGAACTTGTCCACCGTTTTTACCTCAAAGTGTTTCAGCATCGACATTCCCGCGTACATCGTTTCCTTACTAAAGAAATGCATCTAACAAATAATGCCAAATTTTCCATCAAGTTAATTTTAGAGTTAAAATCTCGAACCATGTAACTACAATCGATGGAAGAGAAACGCTATTTCTTTGTGTTATATAAAAAGGTTGATACCAAATCAGTGTAAAAACGGAGaactaatttttcttttttatttgtatttttcaaaatgattatattatttaattagaaTACACCACCGTACCCATGAATGAATAACACAAAATTACTTCATTCATTCTTCATCTATTTAAAGAATTTAATTAGAGAACCAACTATCTTTTAGCCATTTAACATATATTAAGGTAaagcatattttttatttttaatatttataattttttaaatatttttaatatttaattgtatttaattttatctctaaCATCTTTTATTTGTATCAAAATTATCCGTAAACATTAATTTTATCTAAAATATTggggacaaaattaaaaacatttagTAATGGTTTCGAAACAAATCGAAAatgttaagaataaaattgaatgAATCCAAAATGTTattagagataaaattaaattaaattaaatattaaaaatatttttaaaaaatattacaaatcttaaaaacaaaaaatatatcaattaatttttttaaaattattttttattttaaattctaaattctaactAAATCTTGATGCTAAACATTCCAAAAAATAAGAGTTAAAAAcataattttacaataaaaaattgactaatattaactaattaaaaactaattcttgttattattattttttcccaattttcaattaactttaaaaggaataataatCATCACTATATCAACTggtaaataaaatagaataagatTTTCATCTTAACCATTTTGACCCAATCATTTTAACTTTAAGGTTAATCTAACCCAACCttataaaactaacaaaaagatcCTTAACACACATGTAAATAAAGTtggaatgaaaaaaaaaaaaaaacttacagGGCTTCTGACAACAATAGATGTATATGCACCACAATTTGAGAGATCATTAGCGATATCCATTCCAGAATTACCAGATCCAACAACTAAAACATTCTTTCCATAAGTGTCTCTTCCATTCAAATACTTGCTAGAATGAATGTAAACCCCTTCATACTTCTCAAGCCCCTCAATCTCAGGGATATACCCTTCACTATTTTCACCGGTCGCGACCACCAAGAAATCCGAAACATATGTCTCGTAGGTGCCGGAAGATGTGTCCTTTGCAACGACCCTCCATTTGTCACTCCGTTCATAAAGAATAGCAGAGTCCACGGTGCGGTTATATTTGATATTGACATTGAAATATGCAACATAGGACTCTATGTAACGCAAGAACTGAACCCTAGTAATAAAGTTTGGTAAGCTAGCGGGAATTGGATAATGGGGTAGGCTACAAAACTTTTTGTCGAAGTGGAGTTTCAAATTATCATGGGCTCTTTTCCTAAAGAAAGATGCATTGCAATCATCTCTTTCAAGAACAATGTTAGCGATGTTGAGTCTGTTGAGGCACCCAGCGGTTGCTATTCCAGCAGGACCTGCACCCACAATCACAACAGGCACTTCAATCATCTCcatcattaattaatattaattatattttttggagTTATTTAATTGGTAATGcttgttgtttttgtttctggGCTTGATTTCCTAGGGTGCTGGGCACCTAGTTTTGACCGGGTTCTCTAGTTGAATTTATATTGTAGCTTTAATTGTCACTAATAGGTAGCTGAGTTGTAATCCAGAGTGAAATAgcctttttttaataaaataaataaataaaatcggGACAACCagttatttttttgtttggttTAAGTAAGTTGTTTAGCAATTTTCAGCAAATGAAtataatttagaaatttttttaaacataaataGATCTATTTACTAAATATTGTCAATTTGTTTAGAAAGATatcttactttttcttttttgagctcTAGCAATTTGTTTATGGTTACAATTTTTAGGGTATGTGGATGGGTGGTGTGGAAATTTCTTGTTGGAAagttgttttatatatatattgaattctAGTCGCACTATGCTAtgtgtatactaaaattaatcactaaaatcagttattaatataaaatatatgttagaatataaatacacattgaaaataaattaaaccacacatatatttatacataaatatattagtggctgattttagtgactaattttagtgtacaaataacattttttattctAGTCTACCTATGTTTACAATGACTATGATAATTATCaagtattattaaaattaaagttatatttttatattttaataatatttaaaaaaaatactattgaataataaaaaatattattttaattttaataacatttttaaaaatattataactaCTTTAGACATCTTAACATAggcatattaaaaatattattatttagcaataataatttatttatagaagatgaaaatgaattttctaTTCATAAATGATGATATTTATGTGTCGAAATTACTCAACTATTAAACTAGCATTAACTCCGTTGGTAATCTTTTCTAGGTGGCACGTTAATGTCTTAATTACGTGACAAACGGGGCCATCCTACAtggaattttgatttaatttaaatttctttaaatttatcttttaaacaaacaactttttattatattaatttaaaaaaattaaaatcaacacATTCAAAtagatttaatattttttaatttaaaatacaaatttaaaatataatttaagtaaaactaaaatttaacaattcaattttatactttttaaacCCTAGCACACTCCAAAACACTctttaaatatttcaaaataCACCTTTCACTCACTCATAAAATTTAGATCCGCAACATCTCATATCCATTCTCCGTTACTGTGCTCCTCCCTTACTGCGTGGCGCTCCTTCCCCGCCCTATGTTCTTCATCTTTTCCGTGCTCTTCTCTCATTGCGCTTTTCCCTTGAGCTGCGCTCTTCCTTTGCGCCGCGCTCTTTTTCTATCCTATGCTTCTCCTATCTTCATCATGTATTTTTCAATCGTCTATTTTTGTTAGAATTTAGATGTATAATGTGCTATTAATCTTCTCCACCTTCTCTAATAAAAGATTCTAtcattttaatatatgtttttgtgtgtatttgaaagaaaaaatttcaTTCTTGTAAGAATGACTTTAAAGCTATcataactaaataaatatagtaaatGTTATCATCACAtctatctttttataatttttaataattctaGATGTGTTTACAAAatatttagtttattatttgttattttagatgtgtttacatgattttattaaagagatttatattatatgtattttCGAGtgtattttagatattttatttattatttattattttaaatgtgtcttgaatataattaaaaattataccaTAAATCAAATTACGTTTTTTTAAAAGACGccactaaaaaattataaacaacATTTTTTGACCTCTTGTGATAAAAAATTGtctttttaaatttatgtttttgtttgtatttgagggagaaaacttcgttcttataaaaataattttaaagttaTCATAGCTAAATAAACAGAGTAAGTGCTATTTTTATGCTTGATAGTATCcatctttttatgatttttgatAATTCTAGATgtgtttataaaatatttaatttgttatttgttattttagatgtgtttacttaattttaccaaaaaaaatatattatatatatttttggatatattttaaaaatattttatttattattttaaatatgtcttgaatataattaaaaagttatatcgtaaattaaattacttttttaaaagatactacTAAAAAActacaaataattattttttttaaaatacatattattgaagaataaatATAGCATTGGTAGAATTAATTGTTTgttttcttatatatttttattttattttcttatctttgtcTTTTAAACTTGGACACTTGGTTGACTATTAGAATTAATGTTAGTAAACCTAACaatacttaacaaaaataaatgaataaataaataattctataaAGTCAAGTGcatataaaaagataataatttgtgtttaattagtttggagtattttttttaaaaaagactGTGCTTTTAatgtttcaaaataaaataactaacaGAAATTTAATAAcgtaaaaaattcaaaaataaaagaaaaatataaataaaaaaattaaactaaatcttaataaatataatttttttaaaaatttaaaaattaataattatttaaagaaatattttaaaaaataatagcatttttcaaaaaaaaaattaggattagaatttagaaGATAGAAAGTCAATTTATCTTCATGTGTTTTATAGAAGGGTTAACCACAAAAAATGTCTCTGAATTATTTAAATGCTGACAAAAATATATTCGAATTTTACTATCAACAAAAATGCgttcaaataatttaaacacATGACAACAATACccaacaataaatatatatttttaaaaaatatcttagagattgaattttgatgtaatattttataaacatgattataaaaataatatattattatacataaaaattggtgatttttcattaaatatatattttttataatttttttattaaaaattaataatacttttaaaaaattacaaaataattttattgatgtACATGAGGAAAGGAAACTTGTGTATGATTCCTCTTTCCTGCAAGATCTTAGATAAGCTAACATACCCAACTTTGAGAATGCATCAATGAAATTTATAAAGTaccaatttttattattatcaaatataGTTGCTGAACTCCAAATTTCTGAATATACACGTTATAAGGATTGTGTATACACTATTTGTAAGGTTGGAAAAGGTAAATGATGGGACTTCCCAATACAACAGGCTCAGCAATCTATTTTATTACTAGCTAGAAAAGAAAGATTACAACAAGTACTTAGGGCTTTTGATAAAACACTTTGGCTAGGTTGTCCTAATCTAGCATGCCATATTAGGAGATTGTTCTTGTTGTTTAGAGTAGTCACATGAGCTA is a window encoding:
- the LOC130945385 gene encoding probable indole-3-pyruvate monooxygenase YUCCA10, which codes for MAMVLREAEEDNEGWDWEFSETVTVGEGPAGIATAGCLNRLNIANIVLERDDCNASFFRKRAHDNLKLHFDKKFCSLPHYPIPASLPNFITRVQFLRYIESYVAYFNVNIKYNRTVDSAILYERSDKWRVVAKDTSSGTYETYVSDFLVVATGENSEGYIPEIEGLEKYEGVYIHSSKYLNGRDTYGKNVLVVGSGNSGMDIANDLSNCGAYTSIVVRSPMHFFSKETMYAGMSMLKHFEVKTVDKFMVLMSKLMYGNMSKYGLIRPKEGPFAMKIKNGTTPIIDMGCVKKIKNRQVKVVPAILNIEEAKTVQFTNGQRAQFDMIIFATGYRTNVLTWLKRLN